Part of the Nicotiana sylvestris chromosome 5, ASM39365v2, whole genome shotgun sequence genome is shown below.
taaataaataaaaaataaaagaacttACAGCGATGGTGTCTCCCACAACTACCAGCGACAATTTTCAGCGAAGAGATGGAAGAAACTTTGGTTGTGTTTTGGTTCTTTCTTAGCGTCAACCTCTcgtcttcttctccttctttcaAGTTATAATTTTAATCGAAACCCTAattgaaaaattatagaaatctcAATCACGCATAAATAGTATGAACGCCAAATTggctctcattttttatttattacgTAAAAGAAAATTATTgataagtaaagaaaaaaaaaatagaaggtgAAAGAAGAGGTTTTTGGCGGGTTTCACCGAAAATTGAGGGGAACATGAAGCGGGCGTTTGGactttggacataagaattgtaaattttcaaaaaaaaaaaaaaaaattaagtgaacatgatatttgaaaattagtgggcgtttggacataaaaattgtaaaattctaaaaaaaaaagtgaaaaataaaattcaagtgaaaatagtatttgaaaattagttgtgtttgaacatgaatataattttgggttgtttttgaagttttgtgagtaatctgagtgaaaattttgaaaaatggttttttggagtttttcaaattttcaaaaaattccaaaatgcatcttcaagtgaaaattgaaaattttatgaccaAACAATGATttcggaaaaaaaataaaaataattcgaaaaaagggggaaaatttcttatgtccaaacgggctcttagagttgtgtttggacatgaatattatttaaggttgtttttgaagttttgtgagtggtttgattgaaaattttcaaaaacatatttttggagtttttcaaattttcgaaaaattcaaaaattcatcATCAAGTTAAAATTggaaaatttatggccaaacattgatttcgaaaaaaagtaaaaaaaattaaaaattatgtCCAAACGAGACCGTTCCAATTGAATTTTTTTCCAAGATTCGTTGCAATAGATATATCTATTGGAACGGTTTAGATAAACGTTGCAAAACGAAACATCTGTAGGAATGGTGCCCACTCACATGCAACGGTTTTATAGTCAGAATGTGTCGGTACTACCCATGACTTATTGCAAGGGTTCCAAtcgttgcaaaaatatttgttgcCATAGGCCCATTTTCTAGTAGTGTTTATTATACTGCTTCTTTGCCCCCACCCCCTTCCTCCTTCTTCATTACCCTCTTAGCATTTCTTCGGTCGTAGATCTGCTCCTCTCATGATCAAATAGTcatgttagtttgtatgagtccaccaaacagtagagtacctggtcctctacaagattctgctgagaatgctaataaaatagtatgtaaataaggcagaggatttttacgtgaaaaaatctcacacaaggggatcaaaaaaccacaaCCTACACATGTaagcttttaacttcactaattTGTAAAGAATCTATTACAAACCACTTTGCAATGACTCATATTGCAAaagatttactcaactaacttgtggtactcttaccacaagccactttgtgacttcctagttacaaaggctttttctaacttgtgatgctttcaccacaagccactttgtaattctacaattacaaagacttttgcttatgactaaatttagtcacaacataaactcaaggagtttacggatttacaagaggattcctaatcaaacgcttctagctaagcagtttaggagatatAACAAGTACAATAACAAAGTTACAATCCAACTAGTATAACAACAAGTTAttttttaggaactggtccgtagttgcgttcaaatttgttcttcaagcttgagaggattgatttctctgtttttgGCAAGAAGCTTGAATGAGAAGCCGAAACCTTCAATTGATATTTTGTATAAAACTCATTGtaggtacatcttgatcacatcacttgaaatgatatgagcactttatttggttagagaatgagtggaCGCTGGAGACGAtgcagtgcggcagaaacagtgTCGTCGGTCACTTTATTTCCagttgtgtccaattgactttgtattactatgaggaaaccacaagagtatcaggtccttgcgtgggttcctagctcctgaagttgtagcagttcacctttagTTGGAATCCGTTAAAGCTTGCAGTATagtccaagtaggtcaggttccctatctggttcttaacagtaagtttgttagatcattaaaacataaggcaagaatatttaaaacctatcaatttttccctttttgatgatgacaaacttaacattTATAGAGTGGATTTAGAGCAGTAAGAATCGGAACACAAGGTTCCCCTGAGACTATGTCGTATCGTAACAATAGTTCCCCCATGTGTTCCCCCTGAGTTGATGGTTGTCCGTATTATTGTATTTTtttcccttttggcatcattaaaaaaatagaataacagcacaaagaagtccagttaagctaactcatgccacatatgtgcacacaatcatgatagAGAATAGAACACATAAAGAGAGTACTGACATAATAAAATGAGGATTGATATTAACAAAGCTTTAATATGCCTATGCTTTGAAAAAGCGAAAGGCAACATTGGACTTGTTTACGGGAGCAGTAGTGTTTCATCCCAACcacacaaaaaaagaaaacaaaaacatccgccaaaatatataaaaaaaacataacAGACATCTccagaaactggtcactgaaggggtacttagggggcactaggagtaaaAGGCTTGGTAGCTGCAGCAAGTGTTTGGAGAACGAGGTCTATTCGGGCGTTTGCtgacttttgctcattgagcagttctgcTTTCAGGTTTTCTACTTGTGCCCTGAGATCAGCATTCTCCTGTGTCAAACGAGCCACTTCATCATTTGACATCGGAACCTCTcgggcttgctgaccttccaggatagcattcctggcCTTCAACCACGAATTTCCTCAGCTGCACTGTTCTGAGCATTTATAAGCTGTGAAACGGTTGATGTACTTTCTACCCCCCCCCCCATACTTTTCCACACACTCGCGCTCTTCCAAAGTCGTCTGTGAGAAAGTCTGCTTCCTAGTCCCCACTTTGCACGTCCCCAGTGGGACTTTAAAGAATTTGAACACTGGAGTAAGAAGGAACCCATAGGTaaggccatgattaccatctttAAAGGTGGCAACTTTTTGCATGTGTTCAATCATAATAGCAGGCAGACTCACATGAGTAAAACTGTCCAGTTGCTCCATCAAGAATAGATCAGACTTAGAAATCACTGACCTCCTTTCAGCTTgaggcaatagaactttgttAACCAATTCAAATAGCAGTTGGTAAACAAGGAGTAGTGCTTTCTTATAGATCTGGGGCCCTTTCTAGTTAGTATTGTCTTTTACCATTGCATTTCTGAAGTTATACTGACACACATCTCTTATACGGGACACACCAGCTGTAGGAACTTTTAAAATCTCCCCAAGCAGCTTTACATCAAAGATGATGTCCACCCCATTGACCAAAGCACAAATATGGTTAGTATCAATTGGAAAGAGGCTAGCAAAGAAACTTTGTACCTCATCCTTATATACCTTAGGTGCATCAACTTGAAATAGATGCACCCAACGTTGAAACTCGATCATTTCCAAAATTTGGCGCATTCCATCCATCTCAAAGATTGTTGGGTCAAACATACAACCCTACAGAACTTTTTGATGCCTCAAGTGCTTAGAGCCAAGGCTGACTTCACTTCTCATTTTCTTcacagaaccaggttcttcaaaaAATTCAGACTTGCGTTTCTCGGACTTCTCTCCACTGACTTTGCCTTTTCCCTTGGATTTGACTAGGACATCCTCATCAGACATGGAAAACTCACTCACCACCTCTTTCATTTTAGACCTAGATGTTGACCCTTTCTCTATTGAAGTAGGCTTCGTCTTTTTTGAAGACTGTATAACaagtgaaccaggttcatctgggGTTTCCTCTTCCACCTCGACTACATGGATTGCCTCAGCACTTACAGGTACACCATCTTTCAccaactttcttcttttctttttactacTCTTCTTGCTCCTTTGAAGGGCAGAATCGTAGGCCACTTTAACTTGAAGCCTGGTAATAGGTCATTTGATTTCAGACTCAGGGGTGGACGCAACCCTCCGCTACTTATGAATGCATCAAGAGCCACATTATCTAGGTCTTCTTCATCACTGGATCTCATTTCAGGTGCTTGAATTTCCAGGGGCACAACATCGAATGCAGGAACACCATTGTCCTGGGAATGAGAGCCCTGACCTGGATCCTCTGGAGAGGGATCAGGTTCCGCATGTGATGCCTTAGTAGTATCTGCTACTGCATCCCTTCAACAGCTACAATGGCCCATTCTTCCTCCACACTTTATGTCTCATTTTTCTGAGATGTAATCTCATGCAGTACACCATCAACGGATACCACAAACACGGTTACAACATTTTTCTCTTCCTCAACCGGTGCTTCCACCACCATGGAATTGGTAGCAACGATGGCAGAACTCTTTGTGACCTCAGgattttgaccttgttctccacttagGATTTGACTGGTGGGAACATCAGACGATGGGGATAACGGAGCAGTAGTTTCAAGGGTTTTTGAATTAGTAAGAGATTGGGAAACTGGGAGAGGTGTGACTGTAGCAGCAGGAGTAATAGAGGGTGAGGAAGGCTCAATGAGAGCGAAAGGTTCCATAGATTGATCAATGGTAGTTACAATTGAGGCGTGGAGATCGGAAGTTATCTCATCCATTGGAAGAAGTGGTGTGACAATATTTTTTGGGTGATTCTAGTGTAAGACTTATGGTTAAGAGGAGCAGAGAAGAGGGTTTTTAAAaggagaggataattatgaagagagaggaATAAGCATCGGTCCTGAAACGACGGTTGGGTGTGGAGAATTGTAATGTTTTAGAGGGAGATGGAA
Proteins encoded:
- the LOC104216131 gene encoding uncharacterized protein, which produces MDEITSDLHASIVTTIDQSMEPFALIEPSSPSITPAATVTPLPVSQSLTNSKTLETTAPLSPSSDVPTSQILSGEQGQNPEVTKSSAIVATNSMVVEAPVEEEKNVVTVDAVADTTKASHAEPDPSPEDPGQGSHSQDNGVPAFDVVPLEIQAPEMRSSDEEDLDNVALDAFISSGGLQVKVAYDSALQRSKKSSKKKRRKLVKDGVPVSAEAIHVVEVEEETPDEPGSLVIQSSKKTKPTSIEKGSTSRSKMKEVVSEFSMSDEDVLVKSKGKGKVSGEKSEKRKSEFFEEPGSVKKMRSEVSLGSKHLRHQKVL